In Cyanobacterium sp. T60_A2020_053, the following are encoded in one genomic region:
- a CDS encoding carboxypeptidase regulatory-like domain-containing protein gives MLTTFDSINPANVPNDAIIKSVISVGVVAEGTIIYYDHWEDGYEADLANPTQSTTQVWGDGDLTNGIAPVTMNDLFVGGEALKLESDITSNRTNANIFFDGRDLISATFPIAITRFAFPLDPGPVIAGATEIIETKLWGTNYTIPVGPTSTVGLPTTGGNRTNTGGFEATVVYVQAGEDNTVVNYTDFSNSANNVPGVTLNKGETRVFTGVDVGDTITSNKGIQAYFLAGDVGSTYELRWGTLIPRDDWSNDYISPVAEETGSTGFFFFNPNNSQIRVYYEGAKSPSGSFTINANSTRFIEIDTDSGAINLSGDNYSGIRFFTNTATTALTGNDIINASANGLNFYAFASIDADDSGQFFDWGFPLLPRKELSPLALVSNGQGNTGAANDPIGSSRSVVWASPTENAYLFVDFDGDGNYDYRTPNQVSRLDSIRFADTTKTTVLQGIFNSDRTVNTSSAQSYDPVDLGGITDGATYRLAAQGDEDMSGAIIIASSGFTGTNGLTPTGTLIDTAYTWGQDPFRSGGNDDFALDLGTLVLPVGVPDVNKRVVSIVNPDGSVENDGIVDQAGDIINYVITVTNPTVLPLQNIVVTDLVEGSFSLTLTGPNKVGVDGNPIINDPFDPNVLGKNQTFIYTGSYTVTQADLTSNGGGNAKIDNVVTVTLEGLSTKTASVSTPINNTRGAITGTVLEDIDNNNTGDTPISGVTITLLSGTSGATVVGTAITNASGFYSFDNLVAGTYRIRQTNLNATYFDVSDKDGGANLNQITVTVVAAQTNTGNNFIDERKGIISGNVKEDIDGNDSGDVNLSGVTVNLKQGTTVVATTTTDANGNYTFNDVINGSYTVEQVNLNNTYFDVSDTQAPNDSLINVTISSGQTSSGNNFVDERKGIISGNVKEDIDGNDSGDVNLSGVTVNLKQGTTVVATTTTDANGNYTFNDVINGSYTVEQVNLNNTYFDVSDTQAPNDSLINVTISTGQTSSGNNFVDERKGIISGTILNDANGDNEFDSGDTPISGVTLELLNGTNVIATATTDGDGDYSFEGIENGNYTIRQTQPANFDSVKEIDGNNDNLIAVTVSGGNDVTGQDFLEDLQTATISGTVLEDANDDGMIDGGDTPISGVTVELLDGTTVIATDVTDGNGNYSFEGIENGNYTIRQTQPAGFDSVTDVDGGTDNIIAVTVSGGVDVTGQDFLEDLQTATISGTVLEDRTGDGFSGDDVAIRNSLVALLNGTTVVATTRSDVGGNYSFTNLNAGNYSIVQTNLTSVYRDVTDIDGNGNGKSKIDVTLAGGDNLTGQNFLDLRLGSINGNVYTDTNRDGEITVGDIALQSVTVQLLSGTTVIAQTLTNSFGGYSFNNLNPGNYTVREVNLPDYDDVKDLDGGDPNNIAVALLSGQVSNGNNFLDVIKYGSISGTVFDDKGTLGAFDGSDVSLSGVKIELLSGTTVIASTTTDGSGNYSFIDLDPGSYTVRQTNLSGYTDVTDIDGGNANLINVSVAPDQDVTGRDFLDTVPLSSIFGSVFDDTFGATDNAFDGGDTPIAGVTITLSDGTNTFTAQTDANGDYSFTNLAQGTYTITQSDLVGYNSVTDSESDTTNPEFNTITVTLTGGSSTGNNFLDESVLGSIAGNVFSDTTYDQTLDGQNETPLNAVTVQLLSGTNVISSTTTVNGAYSFTGLNAGNYTVRQTNLPNFGNVADVQGANDNLIAVAVGAGQNVTGQNFLDVELGRISGLVFEDKNANNVYDNGTDTLITSSNQTIFIDLYDSNDQYLVTRIADQNGAYVFDNLFPDTYKVVQRNQPVGYNDGFDSTGLSSPQDIVPNSDQTDQLTGLTINPGTTLINHNFGEVMPVGQKNIINGTGGRDTITGTTGGDFITGLKGTDFLTGGGGDDHFFYNISVDNVALEVPEPSALLGLITIGGLGFLGGRGKKK, from the coding sequence GCCCCGGTAACAATGAATGATCTATTTGTGGGAGGAGAAGCCTTAAAACTAGAAAGTGATATTACCAGTAACCGTACTAATGCCAACATCTTCTTTGATGGGCGAGACCTCATCAGTGCAACTTTCCCCATCGCCATTACTCGCTTTGCCTTTCCCCTTGATCCGGGCCCTGTAATTGCAGGTGCGACGGAAATTATCGAAACAAAACTTTGGGGTACTAACTATACCATTCCAGTTGGTCCAACCTCCACGGTGGGCTTACCAACGACAGGTGGGAATAGAACCAATACAGGAGGCTTTGAGGCTACGGTTGTTTATGTCCAAGCAGGAGAAGATAATACCGTTGTTAACTATACTGATTTTTCAAACTCCGCTAACAACGTTCCTGGCGTAACTCTTAATAAAGGCGAAACCCGTGTATTTACTGGTGTTGATGTTGGTGATACTATTACTTCCAACAAAGGGATTCAGGCTTATTTCTTAGCTGGAGATGTAGGTAGTACCTATGAGTTACGGTGGGGGACGCTTATTCCCCGTGATGACTGGTCTAATGACTACATTTCTCCCGTTGCTGAAGAAACAGGCTCTACAGGCTTTTTCTTTTTCAACCCCAATAATAGTCAGATCAGAGTATATTACGAAGGAGCCAAATCTCCATCAGGCTCTTTTACAATAAACGCTAATAGCACCCGCTTTATTGAAATCGATACTGATAGTGGTGCAATTAATTTGTCGGGAGATAACTATTCTGGAATTCGTTTCTTCACCAATACAGCTACAACAGCTTTAACTGGTAATGACATTATAAATGCCTCCGCCAACGGACTTAACTTTTATGCCTTTGCTAGTATTGATGCTGACGATAGTGGTCAATTTTTTGATTGGGGTTTTCCACTTTTACCCAGAAAAGAATTATCTCCTCTTGCCTTAGTTAGCAACGGTCAGGGTAACACTGGTGCAGCGAATGATCCAATCGGGTCAAGCCGTAGTGTAGTTTGGGCTTCCCCTACTGAAAATGCTTATCTTTTTGTCGATTTCGATGGAGATGGTAACTATGACTACAGAACCCCTAATCAAGTCTCTCGATTAGATTCTATTCGCTTTGCTGACACTACAAAAACTACCGTTTTACAAGGGATATTTAATTCAGATCGTACGGTAAATACTAGCTCGGCACAATCTTATGATCCAGTTGATTTGGGAGGAATAACAGATGGAGCGACTTATCGCCTTGCAGCTCAAGGCGATGAGGATATGAGCGGTGCCATCATCATTGCTAGTAGTGGTTTCACTGGGACTAATGGATTAACGCCCACGGGTACTTTGATTGACACCGCTTATACTTGGGGTCAAGACCCTTTTCGTTCAGGAGGAAATGATGATTTTGCTCTTGACTTAGGAACTTTAGTTCTGCCCGTGGGTGTTCCTGATGTTAATAAGCGAGTTGTTAGCATTGTCAATCCGGATGGTAGCGTTGAAAATGATGGTATTGTTGATCAAGCTGGAGACATAATCAATTACGTCATTACCGTCACTAATCCCACAGTTTTACCTTTACAAAATATTGTGGTGACAGACTTGGTTGAAGGTTCATTCTCTTTAACGTTAACAGGTCCTAATAAAGTAGGTGTGGACGGTAATCCTATTATAAACGACCCTTTTGATCCTAATGTACTAGGTAAAAATCAAACATTTATTTATACAGGAAGCTACACAGTTACTCAAGCTGACCTCACCAGTAATGGTGGGGGGAATGCTAAAATCGATAACGTTGTTACCGTTACTCTTGAAGGATTATCAACCAAAACTGCTTCCGTTTCTACCCCTATAAATAACACGAGGGGAGCAATTACAGGAACGGTATTAGAAGACATCGACAACAATAATACAGGGGATACCCCTATTAGTGGAGTAACGATTACCCTACTTAGTGGTACCAGTGGTGCAACGGTAGTGGGAACAGCCATCACCAACGCATCAGGGTTTTATAGTTTTGACAATCTTGTCGCTGGTACTTACAGAATCAGGCAAACTAACCTTAATGCAACTTACTTTGATGTATCAGATAAGGATGGTGGAGCAAACTTAAACCAAATTACCGTAACAGTGGTGGCAGCACAAACGAATACCGGTAATAACTTCATTGATGAAAGAAAAGGTATTATCAGTGGAAACGTCAAAGAAGATATCGATGGCAATGATAGTGGGGATGTAAACCTAAGTGGAGTAACAGTTAACTTAAAACAAGGCACCACAGTAGTGGCGACTACCACCACTGATGCGAATGGTAACTACACCTTTAATGATGTCATCAATGGTAGTTACACAGTAGAACAGGTAAACTTAAATAACACCTACTTTGATGTGAGTGATACTCAGGCACCTAACGATAGTCTAATTAATGTAACTATTAGCAGTGGTCAAACATCCAGTGGTAATAACTTTGTAGATGAAAGAAAAGGTATTATCAGCGGAAACGTCAAAGAAGATATTGATGGTAACGATAGTGGGGATGTAAACCTAAGTGGAGTAACAGTTAACTTAAAACAAGGCACCACAGTAGTGGCGACTACCACCACTGATGCGAATGGTAACTACACCTTTAATGATGTCATCAATGGTAGTTACACAGTAGAACAGGTAAACTTAAATAACACCTACTTTGATGTGAGTGATACTCAGGCACCTAACGATAGTCTAATTAATGTAACTATTAGCACTGGTCAAACATCAAGTGGTAATAACTTTGTTGACGAAAGAAAAGGTATTATCAGTGGTACAATATTGAATGATGCGAATGGTGACAATGAATTTGATAGTGGAGATACCCCCATTAGTGGTGTCACTCTTGAATTATTAAATGGCACAAACGTAATTGCTACTGCGACTACCGATGGTGATGGAGACTATAGCTTTGAAGGAATTGAAAATGGCAACTATACCATTCGTCAAACCCAACCAGCAAACTTTGACAGTGTTAAAGAAATTGACGGCAATAATGACAACTTAATTGCGGTAACTGTCAGTGGTGGCAATGATGTAACGGGTCAAGATTTCTTAGAAGACCTACAGACAGCGACCATTAGCGGAACAGTATTAGAAGATGCCAATGATGACGGTATGATTGATGGTGGAGATACTCCTATCAGTGGTGTAACGGTAGAATTGCTGGATGGTACAACAGTAATTGCCACGGATGTCACCGATGGTAACGGTAACTATAGTTTTGAGGGAATTGAAAATGGTAATTACACCATTCGTCAAACTCAACCAGCAGGTTTTGATAGTGTAACCGATGTCGATGGTGGTACAGATAATATCATTGCAGTAACCGTAAGCGGTGGTGTGGATGTAACAGGTCAAGATTTCTTAGAAGACCTACAGACAGCGACCATTAGCGGTACCGTATTAGAAGATCGCACTGGAGACGGCTTTAGTGGAGATGATGTAGCCATCAGAAATTCTTTGGTTGCATTACTCAATGGTACTACTGTAGTAGCTACAACTAGAAGTGATGTTGGTGGTAATTATTCTTTCACTAATTTGAATGCTGGTAACTATAGTATTGTCCAAACTAATTTAACTAGCGTTTATCGTGATGTTACAGATATTGATGGGAATGGAAATGGTAAAAGTAAAATTGATGTTACTTTAGCTGGTGGAGATAATCTTACTGGTCAAAATTTCCTTGATCTTCGTCTTGGTTCTATTAATGGTAATGTTTATACCGACACTAATCGTGATGGTGAAATTACCGTCGGTGATATTGCTTTACAAAGTGTTACTGTTCAACTTCTATCGGGAACAACGGTAATCGCTCAAACTTTAACTAATTCTTTTGGTGGTTATAGTTTCAATAATTTGAATCCGGGTAATTATACAGTTCGAGAAGTTAATCTCCCTGACTATGATGATGTGAAAGACCTTGATGGCGGTGATCCTAATAATATTGCGGTTGCATTGTTATCTGGTCAAGTATCCAATGGTAATAATTTCTTAGATGTTATTAAGTATGGCAGTATTAGTGGTACTGTTTTTGACGATAAGGGTACATTGGGGGCTTTTGATGGTAGTGATGTTTCACTCAGTGGTGTAAAAATTGAGTTGTTATCTGGTACTACAGTGATTGCTTCTACTACTACTGATGGTAGCGGTAATTATAGTTTTATCGATTTAGACCCGGGTAGCTATACTGTCAGACAGACCAATTTAAGTGGTTATACTGATGTGACTGATATTGATGGAGGTAATGCTAATTTAATCAATGTCAGTGTAGCGCCCGATCAAGATGTCACTGGTCGAGATTTCCTTGATACTGTGCCTTTGAGCAGTATTTTTGGTTCTGTCTTTGATGATACTTTTGGTGCCACTGATAACGCTTTTGATGGTGGTGATACTCCCATTGCTGGTGTAACTATCACTCTTTCTGATGGTACAAATACTTTTACCGCTCAAACTGATGCTAATGGTGATTATAGTTTCACTAACTTAGCTCAAGGTACTTACACTATTACTCAAAGTGATTTAGTTGGTTATAACAGTGTTACGGATAGTGAGAGTGACACCACTAATCCTGAATTTAATACAATTACTGTTACTTTAACTGGCGGTTCTTCCACTGGTAATAATTTCTTAGATGAATCTGTTTTAGGTAGTATCGCTGGTAATGTCTTTAGTGATACCACTTATGATCAAACCCTCGATGGACAAAACGAAACACCATTAAATGCCGTAACAGTACAGCTTCTCTCTGGTACAAATGTTATCAGTTCTACCACAACTGTTAATGGTGCTTATAGCTTTACTGGGTTGAATGCTGGTAATTACACTGTGCGTCAAACTAACTTACCAAATTTTGGGAATGTCGCTGATGTTCAAGGTGCTAATGATAATCTCATTGCTGTGGCGGTGGGCGCTGGTCAAAATGTTACTGGTCAAAATTTCCTTGATGTTGAGTTAGGTCGTATTAGCGGTTTAGTCTTTGAAGACAAAAATGCCAATAATGTCTATGACAATGGCACAGATACTTTAATCACTTCGAGTAATCAAACAATCTTTATTGATTTATATGATAGCAATGATCAATATTTGGTTACTCGCATTGCGGATCAAAATGGAGCGTATGTATTTGATAACTTATTCCCTGATACCTACAAAGTAGTTCAACGGAATCAACCAGTGGGCTATAATGATGGTTTTGATAGTACAGGTTTATCTTCTCCTCAAGATATAGTTCCTAACAGTGACCAAACAGATCAATTAACAGGTTTAACTATTAATCCGGGTACAACCTTAATTAATCATAATTTTGGCGAAGTGATGCCCGTCGGTCAGAAAAACATTATTAATGGTACTGGAGGTCGTGACACCATCACAGGTACAACGGGAGGCGATTTTATTACTGGTTTGAAAGGAACTGATTTCCTTACCGGTGGCGGTGGAGATGATCATTTCTTCTACAATATTTCTGTGGATAATGTGGCTTTAGAAGTACCTGAACCCAGCGCCCTCCTCGGTTTAATTACGATTGGGGGTTTAGGGTTTTTAGGTGGTAGAGGAAAGAAGAAGTAG